The DNA segment TATGAATGAAACCAGTTCTAGAGGTTGAATATGAAGTTCTTCATTTCCGCTTTGGGCTTTTCTAAAATCAAGCAACTGATTGACAAAACGTACCAAGCGGTTAGTGTTTTTGCGCACTGTTTCTATATATTCACTGCCCAAGGGACTTAATTTTTCGGTTTTGGCAATTTCATTTATTGGGTTGACAATCAAGGTGAGGGGAGTCCTTAATTCATGGGAAATATTGGTAAAAAAACTCAATTTCAACTCGGTCATTTTTTGTTCTACAACCACTTCGTTTCGCAGCCGAATCATGGAATAGACTATTCTCCTTGTGAAATCCAGTAAAACAAGAATGAGAATGGCATATAAAAAATAGGCCAGATTGGTTTTCCAAAATGGAGGTGTAATGGTAAAAGATAAATTCTTTTGGGGAATATTGGTGTACAATTCCCTGTTTAGACATTTTACTTCGAACTGGTAATCTCCGGGTGGTAAATTTGTAAATGTTGCTTTTTTCTGGTTTTTTACCTGATGCCAAGTGTCGTCAAGACCTTTTAATCGGTAGGCATACAATTGTTTGTTGTTCGATCTATAATCCAAGACCGTGTAATAAATGCTGATGGTGTTCTCGGTATAATCCAACTCGATGTCGTTGTTGTAATTGATACCCAAGGTCAAAGGGAATTCTGCAGACTTGACATTTGAATTTTTATTGTTGATTTCAAAACTGGTAAAAACCATTTTCGCGGTATTTTTTTGGTTTTCTACTTTCTTTGGATTGAAAGTCAAGTAACCATTTCTACAGCCAAAAATCAAATTGCCGTTGGGTTGTTTTAAACCTGTCGATTCTGAAAATCCAGTTTTGAGCAAACCGTCATAGGAATCATAATTTCGAAAGGCATGATTCCGTAAATTAAATTTTGAAATACCATTTTCAGTTGCCAGCCATAAATTTTTTTCATCGTCTTCTACCATGCTCAGGATGAAATCACTAGGCAAACCGTTGTCTTTCGTGAAGTTTCTAAATTTTAAACGATTGCCTTTTGTTTCAATAGCCAAATCGAGTCCGCCACCGGCTGTCGAAAGCCACATTTTATCTTCGGAATCCTTGTAAATAAACAACACATCATTACTTCCCAAGCTGAATTTGTCACTGGAAATCTTTTCATGTCTTGAAAATTTTATTTTGTCGGGATTGTAATTGTCGGGATTGAATGTTACCAATCCATTGGTTGTTGCCACCCAGATTTCACCTTTATGGCCTTCTGCCAAATATCTTACCTTGCTGGATTGTATAGCCGGATAATTTTTGAATTGGTGTATAAAATTAAATTCGCCCTGATTTTCTTCCAACAAATTGATGCCATTGCCATAGGTACCTATCCAAATACGTCCTTTTCTGTCTTCTAAAATAGAATAGATTTGGTTACTGCTGATGCTCTTGGGGTTCTTTTCGTCAGCTTTGAATTGCTTTAAAACATATTGTGAATTTTGGGCATTGACAGGAATCGCTTTATACAAACCTTCCCCTTTTGTTCCTAGCCAGACGTTTCCTTTTGCGTCCCCAATGATGGAGTAAACATCACCAATTTCACCCGTTTTGTAATTTTCGAACAGGTTTTTTAATTCTTGATTATTTTGGTAAACCTTCAATTTTCCTGCTTTGGACGCCACCCATAATCTGTTTGCTTTATCGGTATAAACTGCCCTGATTTCATTTTCAGATTTATTTTTGGCGCCAGGAACTATAAGGGTTTGTTGAAAAATATCTTTTTGAAAGATAATTTTATTAAGACCTCTGTCATTGGAGCAAATCCAAAGAATTCCTGAAGGATCAAAATACAAACTGGAAAGGATGTTTGAAAATTTCTGGTTTTCATCTCCCGGTTTATTAAAAAAGTAATCCAATGTTTTGGTTTTGGAATTGTAATATCCAAAACCACCCCCTTTTAGTTTTATCCAAACCCTGTGAAAATTGTCTTCTATAAAACCGAAACTATGTTTCAGGTCTAAAAAAGTGATATCCGTTTGTTGAGAAAAAAAACGAACACTTTTTTCCTGTGGATTTACCATAAAAACCCCGTGTTTTTCGGGTTCAATCCATAACAAGCCTTGTTTGTCCTGATAAATTTTGTATATCGGCAAATCGGAAATTTTAAGTATCGACTCTTTTTTTAAAGTTGTTGCATTAAAAGTAACCAACTCTCCCGCAGCAGTGGAAATGAACAATAAATTGTTGTTTTTCGATTTTATTATTGAGTTTATGGTTTTAGTGGCGATAGCTGTTTTCCGGTAATTTTTATGAATTTTATTGTAACAAATTAACGCCCCGTCCTCGGTTCCAAACCAAGCATTGTCTTCTTGAATGAAGATACATTTTACATTGCTGTTTTTTACTATGTTTTTGCCCTGAAATCCCTGATTTCTAGATTGGGTTATATGATCTAATCCTTTGTCGGAACCAACCCAAACAGAATCGTCTTGGTCTTTAAATACAAAATTTAAATTATTGGAAGTTATCGATAAATTATTTTTTGAATTTTGTTTGAAATGACTGATTTTAATCTGGCCATCGGGCTTTTTTTGTGTTAGAAAAATACCTTTGTCAACAGTAGTCAACCAAACATTACCGTCATTGGCTGGAATAATATTGTCAAATTCAATTTTAGTGGTTCCCAGAATTTTTGCGACTGAAAGAAATTCTTCGGTGCTTTTGTCGAATCTATAAATCTGCTGGTCATAGGCTTTAAGCCATATATATCCAGAGGCATCTTCCTTGATTAAGGCAATGCGATTGTTGCCCAGACTACTGTTGTCGCCAGCGGTTGCTTTATACGTGATGAAATTTTTGCCGTCAAACCTATTAATGCCATCCCATGTGGCAAACCACATAAACCCTTCTTTATCTTTTAATATATGTGCAATGGCGTCATGGGAAAGTCCATCCTCTGTAGAGTAATTTTCTATTTTGCATTTTATTTGTGCCGTTAATTCATTTATGGGAATAATAAATAAAAGTGCAATTAAAAATTTAATCAGTAGAAGTTTTTTCATTAGCAATTCTGGTTTTTAATTTTAGTTCAGGAACTTATTTTTTATAAATATATAAATAAACGAATCAAATTTATTCCAAAAATTTAATTGTACTCTCCAAATTAAAGAAACATCGAGTTTTGTAACCATTTAAACTCAAAAGAAGGAATAAAACTAATTGTCTGTTTACATCGAAACAGAAATCACTTTATTGGAATTTGGTTATCATTTTAGTAATTTTTTAGTTAATAAATAATCGTTTTAATGATTGTGCTTTCTTTATTTTATGTAGAGCTTTAAAATGAATAGTGTATAAAATAAATACAAATAAAATGAATTTGTTAGTGATGAAGGCAATAAATAGGGGTAATGACCAAAAAATTGAAGTAAATGACCAAAATTTTAAAGTCATTATTATTTTATTGAAATATTTTTGATGCGAAGTATAATCATTAATTAAAACCAATTATTTAATACTATAACTAACTAACCAACCTTTTTATGAAAATGCTCAAATATTATGTCTTTTTAATTGTAGGACTATTGTCGTTTAATGAATCCATTGCCCAAAATTTTAGTCCGGATATTGTAGTTGATATCAACGGAAGCGGAAATTTTACCTCCATACAAGCTGCTTTTGACGCAGTGCCTTCCAACAGTACGAAAGAAACTATAATTTATGTAAAACGAGGTTTGTATGACAAAGAAAAATTAATTATTCCTGCTAATAAAACCCATATAACATTAATAGGTGAAAGTAGGGCCGAAACTATTATCTCTTATGACATCTACAATTGCAATGATGGAGGCGATGGTTTATGTCCAGATAACAAGGTTGCGCTTTGGTCTGCCAATTCTGCATTGGTGGCAACAGCCGCAACGCTTACCATTATGGCAAATGATTTTAAAGCAGAAAACATAACTATTCGAAATACAGCAGGACCAGTTGGCCAGGCACAAGCCCTTACGCTTCAGGCTGATCGAAATGTATTTGTAAACTGTGATATACTTGCCTATCAGGATACCATTTATTTTTGGACAGCCGAGACTTCCCGTGCTTATTTTAAATCGTGTTTGATTTTAGGACGTACCGATTATATATATGGTCGTGGAGTAGGGGTTTTCAATGAATGTGAAATAAGAAGTTACGGAGGCGCATGGATTACAGCTCCTTCAAGTGAAGAAACACAAACTTATGGTTTTGTGTTCTATAAATGTAATTTAACCTATCAACCCAATAGTCCTAGAAATGGCGATGATGGAGCAAAAATTAAATTTGGTCGTCCTTGGCACATGTACCCAAAGGTGGCATGGCTTTATTGTACAATGCCTGCAGAAATTGATCCATTGGGTTGGGGTGATAAATGGAATATGAGCTATGCCGATACGGATCCAAGGCTTAAGTTGTATGAATGGATGAATACCGGTCCAGGAGCCGACATGAGCGGCAGGGCAAATTGGGTAGGCATTAGGGCTTTGGCAGATCAAACCGAAGCAAATTTATACGAGCCAAAAATTGTATTGGCTGGTTCGGACAATTGGGATCCTACTGCCATTGCACCAACTGTAACAGTATATAATTGGGATGGAGGTGCTGCCGCCAATACTGGATGGATGGAGGCAAACAACTGGAATCCTGATGGTGTGCCGGCAGTTTCAGAAGTGGCAAATGTTGACGGCCTTTTGACAATAAACGCGAATGGCGGAAATTTTGCCGCAGATTTAAATTTACTGAACGGTGCCACCATTGATGTTTCTGCCAATAGTTCAGCCACTTTGCTTACACTTAATCAATCCACTGTTTTTTCTTCAGCCAGTGCATCATTATTGGGAAATATTAAAACAAAAGGAGCAGTAAACATCAATACTACTGCTAATCTAAACATCACGGCAGTCCTAAGTGGAGTACACCAAATTACCAAGTTGGGTACAGGTATATGCCAGCTTAACGGCAACAATTCAGGTTACACGGGTAATTTAGTAATTGAGGCAGGCGATTTGCAAGCCAAAGTCGCAAATGCATTAGGAAAATCACCAAAAATAACAGTGAAAACCAATGGCAAATTAACGGTCGACGTGAGTAATGCTGTTGATGTGAAGACGGCACTTTATACTGAAGGAACAGCGGTTGTCACAGTTAATCAGGATATAACAATTAATGAATGGTATGTCAACGGTGTTTTACAACCGGTTGGCATCTACAGCGCGACTACTAATGCATCCACCATTAGCGGAACAGGTAAAATAATTATAGGAAGACCAAGTGAATTTACTTTTCTGGGCGGACTTTGGGACGATGCGACTAAATATTCTCCGGCTTTGTTGCCAAAGGCGGGTGAAAAAGTAAATGTTAACAGCGGAGTAACAATTGAATCGGCAATTTCACAATTCGAGGGCGATATGTATGTAAAAACTGGGGGAACGATTCGTTTAAGACAAGCAAATACTTCAAAATGTTTAGGTCCAGTTAGAATGGCTCAAGGGAGCATTATTACTTATGCAACAAGTGGCACAGGCATGTTTTTAAATGCCCCAATTATTGTGGAAGGCGATGTTTCTCTAACAATGAGCAGCAGTAGCACTAGTGGTAGTGTTATGGATTTGCCGGGGACTTTTTCTGGTGCTTACAAAGTAATAGTGCGCAACATTAGAGATTTTGCGAATGCAGGAACCGTAAAACTGGGTGGGGACAACAGCAATTTCACCGGAATTTGGGATTTGACCGTGGCTGCCGCAAATCTTGGTGGTTCATCAGCAATCAATGGAGTCGTGGAAAATGCTTTTGGAAAAGGAACCATTAGTCTGGCTGCAACAAATAAAGCACTTTTTAATCATGCAAAATGTGCTGGGGATATTTTGAACATGAATATAACCGGATCGGCCTCGGCAGTATTAAACACTGCTGTTACAGTTAAGAAATTTACCTTGAACGGAACTCAACTTGCAGATGGAAAGTACGATGCAACTACAAATCCTGGTTTGCTTACCGGTACGGGTTCAATTACGGTAAATTCTACCAGTCTAGGCATGGAAGAAAAAGTCTTTTTGGAAAATGGCATGTTGAGAATAAATGGTGAACTTGAAAATCTTGAAGTTTTCGCCCTTACTGGACAGCGGGTATATCAAACCAAGTCAGCAAAAGAAATAGATTTGGATGGGTTAAAATCAGGCATCTATATTGTCCGTTATAAAATTAATGGAAAACAAGGAGCTACCAAGGTTTATAAAAATTAAAACTAAAGAAAAATGAAATCAAAATTATCAAAATTATTTATAAGTGCTTTTATTCTTTGCAGCATGGTTTCTGCCAATGCACAAATTACCCTTCATACCATTGGCGATTCCACGATGGCAAATTATGACCCGGCCACCTCAGACATAAGAGGATGGGGCATGATGTTTCAGCAATTTTTCAATTCGGGAGTTGTAGTTAATAATCGTGGGAAAAATGGTGCCAGCAGCAAAAGTTTTTATATGGAGGCACCTTATTGGACAACGGTAAAGCAACAGATAAAAGCCGGAGACTATGTCATCATCCAATTTGCCCATAACGATGAGAAAAATGGAGGTCTTGATGGAGGAACAGATCCCCTAAATCCAATCAACGGAACGGATTATAGAGGCACAAATCCGCAAACAACCTATAAAGATTATCTTAGAAAATATATTGATGAGACCCGAGCTTTGAATGCCACACCAATTTTGGCAACCTCCTTGTGTCGAAAATATTTTAGTGGTAGTACAATTACCCGCAAAGGTCTTCATGATTTAGGTACTGATTTTAGTCTACCGGATACTGATGACACTTATGATTATACCCAAGCCATGAAAGAGGTCGCAGTAGAAAAAGGAGTGCAACTCATCGACTTGACTACCTTGACAAAAAACTTGGTTGAATCTTATGGCGATGCTGCCAGTACAGCCCAACTTTACGTTGCTGCGGATTCAACACACCCTACAGCTTTATTGGGAACATTAACTGCTAGATTATGTGCTCAAGAAATGACCAAACAAAATATTTTGGCATCTTATATTAACACATCAACAGATGTCTTGATTAATCCTACTGCTTGTGATTTTGGGGATGCCTACACAGGTCAAACACTTACAAAAGAACTGACAATTACCGGTTTTGACCTTGTTCCAACCTCTGGAACATTCACGCTTTCCGTAAATGACGGGTTCTTGATAGCCGCCAATAAAACAGATACTTTCAGTTCTTCCATCACTATGAATTATACCGGCGGCAATCTTGCATTTACTAAATTTTATATCTCGACAACTCAAGCAGTTGGTGGAACGAAGACTGGAACTCTTACCGTTTCTAATGGAACCGTGACAAAAACAGTTCCGCTAACCGCAAATTTTATCCAATTGACAGGAGGAACTGAAGTTAACGTCATATGGCCATTAATCACAAATACTACTCCAGTATTGCAAGGGCCAGCCACTGTTGTTGATGAATCATTCAGTTCCATGAATACTTCAAGTTATGCTGTACCCAGCAGTACGGCAACATGGCCTGCCGAAAGCGGTTATGATTCCACAAGAAAAACACAAAGAAACGTAATTGATGGTAATGTATGGCCTGCGGGTGAAATTGATGAAGTATCCACTCGTTATATTCAATTTGGAATTAAAGCCAATACTGGAACGGAATTAAATATTGATTTAATAAGCTTATATGTTGGTGGTTCAGGCGGTAACGGTATGCGCTGTCGTATTTCTTATTCAAAAGATGATTTCGCCACTACATTTGTGGCAGGAGAATTTCAGAGTATGGTATCTGGTACCATGAATGCCGTTTCAAAAATACCGGTTATTAAACTCGTTAATGGAGAAACTTTAAAACTGCGCGTTTATCCTTGGTATAACGGAACGGCTACCGGAAAAACAATTTGTCTTGCCGATGTTAAAATTCACGGAGTGGCTCTTCCTGCTTCAAATTTATCTACCGAAAAATTTTCGAAAAGCCAATTGAAATGGATTGTTGAAAACGGTTTTATCAAGATAATAAATGCTCCCGCAAACAGTAAAATCACGATTTATGATTTAACCGGAAGACAAGTGTTCAAATTATCAACTACTAACAATGATTTGTCAATTATGGAAGCACCAAAAACTAAAGGTGTCTATATTGGTAAAGTAGAGTCGAAAGAAGCTACACAAACAATAAAGTTTTTAGTGCCTTAAAAATGATTGCTTTAGCCGTTAAAACACAATTAAATTGAGAGCCATTAATCAACCAAATTGTTACATCATGAATTCAACTATCTCTAAAAAAATAGTGGTCTTTTTTACTTTTTTTATTGTTCTCTTTGGAACCAGTTTGCAGTTCTCAAGTATCCAAAATAATTAAAAACTAAACCGATGTAATTATAATTTAAAAGCCAGTTAATTTTAACTGGCTTTTTTTTGCAAATTAGTGCCATAAATAGTTTGTCAAATAAGGCATTCTATTATTAAAAAAATCAGCCAGAACTTTCAAACATTCTGATGGAATATCCTAATTTGTACTGCACCGATTCATCGAAAAGACAACTGAATTAAGTTTTTAGGATTAAAAATTTCGGTTCGAAGTATATTTCAATGGAATCGAATGGGAAAAAAATATAAATTTGCATAAGTTTAAAAATATTAGTGGATATTTTTGTCCACTACTAAAATAAATTACTATCTTTGTAACCAAATAAAAGAAAAATGTTTTCAAAAGCTTGCGAATACGGTATAAGGGCATCAATATTTATTGCTGAACAATCACTTTTGGACAAAAAGGTGAGTTTAAAGGATATTGCAAAAGCCATTGATTCTCCGGAGGCTTACACCTCAAAAATATTGCAACAACTTTCTCGAAACTTTGTCATCAATTCGGATAAAGGGCCAACAGGCGGTTTTTCGATGAGTCAACAGGAACTCGAAAACGTAAAATTGAGCACGGTCGTGACCGCAATTGACGGTGATACTATTTATAGTGGGTGTGGTTTAGGGTTAAAAAATTGTAGCGAGGAAAAGCCTTGCCCTGCACACAGCCAATTTAAAATAATTCGTGATCAACTCAAAATAATGTTGGAAACCAACTTGATAAAAGATTTGACAATGGATTTCAAGGAAGGTTTGACGTTTTTAAAAAGGGAATAAAAAAAATTTAAAACAATAGTGGATATTTATATCCAGTAATAAAATAAACAACTTAAAACAATAAAAAAGATGAACATTCAAGAAAATCAAATTATCGGTGAATTGGTAGCCAAAGACTATCGTGCCGCATCAGTATTTAAAAAATATGGAATAGACTTCTGTTGTCAAGGAAACAGAACCATTGGCGAAGCTTGTGAAAAGAAAAACATAGATTCAAAATCAGTAGTAAATGATTTGGATGCCATAATTCAAGCACGTGGAGAAAATGCCACGGACTATAAATCTTGGCCATTGGACTTATTGGCAGATTATATCGAGAAAAAACACCATCGTTATGTCGAAGAGAAAACGGCTGAGATAAAACCGTATTTGGAAAAAATTTGTAGAGTGCACGGAGAGCGTCATCCCGAATTGTTTGAAATCAACGAGCATTTTAATGCTACCGCCGGCGAATTGGCAAAGCACATGAAAAAAGAAGAATTAATTTTATTTCCATTTGTCAGGAAATTGGCCCAAGCCAAACATGAAGGTTCAAAAGTGGTTGCACCTCCTTTTGGTTCCATACAAAATCCAATAAACGCGATGATGGATGAACACTCCACCGAAGGGGATCGATTTAGAAAAATTGAAGAATTGAGCAACAATTACACGCCGCCACAAGATGCTTGCAATACTTATGGAGTGACTATAGCGCTCCTAAAAGAATTTGAACAAGATTTGCACCTGCACATTCATTTGGAAAATAATATCCTGTTCCCAAAAGCCATTGAATTGGAAAAGGAATTGTCTTAAATTCAAAATAAGGCAGGCCATAATCTGGAGAAATATTGTATTGGAATAATTATGAAAAAGAACAGTGAATACCAAACAGATAAGCCCATCAAACGCAGTGATTCTCTCAAGCCGTTAAGCAGGGAACACCATCACGGCTTGTTGTTTTGCTGGAAAATAAGGACTGGAATTAAAAAAAAGGTGGAAGTATCCCGCATCAAAAAATATGCCGACTGGTTTTACCAAAATTATTTAATTCCTCATTTTGAAGTGGAAGAAAAATATGTTTTCCCCATTCTTGGAAACGAAAACGAACTCATCAAAAGAGCCGTTTCGGAACACGGAAGCTTAAAACGACTGCTTGAATCCACCAACACGGAATTTCAAAATAATATTAGCTTGATTAGTGATGAATTGGTAGATCATATTCGTTTTGAAGAACGTGTTTTGTTTGGAGAAATTCAAAAAATTGCCACAGCAGAACAATTGCTGTCTATTGAGTTTAATCATTCTGATGAAAAATTCGTGGATAATTTGACGGATCCCTTTTGGCAATAATAGTCAATCTAATACGGATTGCTTTGATTGGAAATCATTAAAAAACAACAAATTAGGTTGAATACTGTCCTGAATAATTGCTTTTTTTCCCACATATTGAATCGAAAGAAGTCATCTCAAAACATAATTTGATTTGGCTTTTTTTGTGTCTTTTTTGTAAAAATGTCTCAATTCAGAATCAAGAAATACGTTTCCAATGACCTTTATTTTAATTTAAGTATGACTGTAATCATAATGAAAGAGAGGTGCGTCTTTTATTTTTGCTCCATAATTCAATGGTGTTATTGAAGTCATTTTTAAATCAAATAAAGAATAATATGAAAACTTGGTTGGATAAATGGGAACCTGAAAACGAAGAATTCTGGAAAAAAACAGGAAGCAAAATTGCGTGGAAGACCTTGACAATTACAACTTTGTCATTGATATTGTCATTTGCCTCTTGGTTCATGATGAGCGTAATAGCAGTGAAATTACCAGGGCTAGGTTTCCCTTTTTCTAAAGAGCAGCTTTTTTGGTTGGTGGCTATACCTGGTTTGGCGGCAGGATTTTTAAGAATTATTCACACCTTTATTCTGCCTATTTTCGGGACAAGGCATGTAGTGACGGTGGCCACTTTACTCAAGTTAATTCCAGCAATTGGAATTGGGTTTGCGGTAATGGATACCAGTACTCCGTTTTGGGTATTTGTTCTTTTGGCTATTACTACTGGTTTTGGAGGTGGAGACTTTTCCTCTTTTATGCCTAGCACAAGTCTGTTTTTTCCAAAAAGATTAAAAGGAACTGCCTTGGGAATCCAAGCCGGCATTGGGAATTTTGGCGTTAGTCTAGCCCAGTTTATTACCCCGATTATCTTGAGTGTCAGTATTTACGGGACTACTTCGGTATTTACAAGCATCGATGTCAAGGAAACGAAGAATGTTTTAAAAGATTCGACAGTAGAGAAGCAAAAAGAAATTTTTGCGACCTTGGATGAAAACTCACAAAATAAAATTCTGGCTACTGTAAAGAAACCAGTATTGGATTCGGTTAAAGCGGTAACGAAATCAAATGATAATCACGAAATTTTTTCTGCATTGCCACTCAATGATAAATCTAAAGCGATTGCCAATGCCAATCCTAAATTGGCGGCAAAATTTTTGAACACTATTAGTCCCAAAAATGAGGCAGTTAGTATCAAGAAAATCTATATTCAGTCGGCCGCATTTTGGTACATTGGTTTTCTTTTGGTTTTGGCATTTATCAGTTGGATCTTTTTGAAAAGCATTCCGATGCAAGCTTCGATAAAAGAGCAAATGGATATTTTCAAAAACAAGCATACTTGGTATTGCACCATTACTTATCTGATGACTTTTGGAACTTTTGCAGGATTATCGGCAGCTTTTCCTTTGATGATAAAATATTTGTATGGCGATTTCCCTGATGCGCCGGATCCATTGGTTTACGCTTTTTATGGCCCATTGATTGGTTCTGCCAGCAGAGTCGCTTTTGGTTTTGTGGCCGATAAAATTGGTGGAGCGATTTTGACGACTATTACCGGAATCGGAATTTTGGCTGGAGCTATTATTTTGATAACTCAAGGATTGGTTTCGCCAACGAGTATGGAACAATTTCCGCTGTTTGTTGGGGTGATTTTGGCAATGTTCTTTTTTACTGGAATTGGTAATGCGGGCACCTTTAGACAGTTTCCAATTATTTTTTCTGAAAATCAAAGACAAGCAGCTGGAGTTATTGGTTGGACGGCAGCCATTGCAGCTTTTGGTCCTTTTATCTTTTCTAAATTAATCGGGAACAACATCACTGCAAATGGTTCTGTAAATCAATTCTTTATTGGCTTGATTGCTTTTACTATATTAGCAACAAGTATTAATTGGTGGTTTTACAACCGTAAAGGATGTGAGAAACCGAGTTAGGAAACCCGATTTTTTTTCAATAGAATTAAAAGATATCATTACAAATGAAAAACAAAACCTTTAATACCAAAGCACTTTTAATCGCAACGGGACTTTCAATTTTTATGATTGTCCTTGTGTTTTATGGTTCCAGAAAGTTGCAAAACTTTGATGCGGCCCTGGTCACTTATTTATTCGGAACCGTTTTTGCCTTCTTCGGAATTGTATATCGGTATTCGGTGTGGTTGCAAAGACCGCCCACTTGGATTTATTTCAAGAGAGGAATAACGTATTTGGTAACGGGAAAAGTGTTTTCGCATTTTTGGTTTGCCACCAAAGAGACCGTAGAGAATATTGCGTTCCAAAAATTTATTTACCCTCGGGGGAAATACCGTTGGGTGGCGCATTTCATGATTGCGGTGGGATGTACTTCGGCATTTTTGATTACCATTCCACTTACCTTTGGTTGGATTCACTTTGCGATGGCACCCAATACGATTTCGGTATATGAAGCCTACTTTTTCGGGTTTAAAGTAATAGATTTTGAGCTGGGTTCGGTTATTGCTTTTTTGACTTTTCACGCCTTGAACTGGTCTTCCTATTTGGTTATTTTGGGATCGTTGTATTATTTAAGAAGACGTTTGACAAACCCTGGACTGATTGCCACACAATCTTTTGAGGGTGATTTATTGCCACTTATTCTATTGATAGCCATTTCGGTAACTGGATTGGGGTTGACGTATTCATATCAGTTTATGAAAGGATTTGCGTTTGATTTCTTGGCGGTATTGCACGCTGTTACGGTGATCATGTTTTTGATTTGGATTCCGTTCGGGAAGTTTTTCCATATCATTCAACGA comes from the Flavobacterium limnophilum genome and includes:
- a CDS encoding hybrid sensor histidine kinase/response regulator transcription factor, which produces MKKLLLIKFLIALLFIIPINELTAQIKCKIENYSTEDGLSHDAIAHILKDKEGFMWFATWDGINRFDGKNFITYKATAGDNSSLGNNRIALIKEDASGYIWLKAYDQQIYRFDKSTEEFLSVAKILGTTKIEFDNIIPANDGNVWLTTVDKGIFLTQKKPDGQIKISHFKQNSKNNLSITSNNLNFVFKDQDDSVWVGSDKGLDHITQSRNQGFQGKNIVKNSNVKCIFIQEDNAWFGTEDGALICYNKIHKNYRKTAIATKTINSIIKSKNNNLLFISTAAGELVTFNATTLKKESILKISDLPIYKIYQDKQGLLWIEPEKHGVFMVNPQEKSVRFFSQQTDITFLDLKHSFGFIEDNFHRVWIKLKGGGFGYYNSKTKTLDYFFNKPGDENQKFSNILSSLYFDPSGILWICSNDRGLNKIIFQKDIFQQTLIVPGAKNKSENEIRAVYTDKANRLWVASKAGKLKVYQNNQELKNLFENYKTGEIGDVYSIIGDAKGNVWLGTKGEGLYKAIPVNAQNSQYVLKQFKADEKNPKSISSNQIYSILEDRKGRIWIGTYGNGINLLEENQGEFNFIHQFKNYPAIQSSKVRYLAEGHKGEIWVATTNGLVTFNPDNYNPDKIKFSRHEKISSDKFSLGSNDVLFIYKDSEDKMWLSTAGGGLDLAIETKGNRLKFRNFTKDNGLPSDFILSMVEDDEKNLWLATENGISKFNLRNHAFRNYDSYDGLLKTGFSESTGLKQPNGNLIFGCRNGYLTFNPKKVENQKNTAKMVFTSFEINNKNSNVKSAEFPLTLGINYNNDIELDYTENTISIYYTVLDYRSNNKQLYAYRLKGLDDTWHQVKNQKKATFTNLPPGDYQFEVKCLNRELYTNIPQKNLSFTITPPFWKTNLAYFLYAILILVLLDFTRRIVYSMIRLRNEVVVEQKMTELKLSFFTNISHELRTPLTLIVNPINEIAKTEKLSPLGSEYIETVRKNTNRLVRFVNQLLDFRKAQSGNEELHIQPLELVSFINEITALFSQTAREKNIKIKTQSNAETLTVNLDKEKMDIIVYNLLSNAIKFSPNNSVITVELKVENDNLLKINVTDQGSGVDKNKLEDIFKLYYETNTGKHKNVGTGIGLALCKEYVKLHQGTIYAINNDSGGLTVAIEIDLNNEIFQDKSYKLNLEGEKLKKHPIVDRHNIENQIAQNNTHFPVVLIVEDNHELRGFLKSQLQRFYRILEAENGKEGLEIASNKLPDLIISDIMMPEMDGIELLDALKNTTETSHIPVILLTAKSSVESKIEGLNYGADYYITKPFDTDFLLASIENLIKQRKKIFEGLQTNAKTIALEPCEIVITTKDQQFLKDIIAIVENGLTDSKFNIDVIANALNMSRVTFNRKFKSLTNITPVEFVSNMRIKRAKQFLDAGETDIANIAYKVGFNGAGYFSTCFKEYYKISPSDYLRKKQG
- a CDS encoding pectinesterase family protein, with the translated sequence MKMLKYYVFLIVGLLSFNESIAQNFSPDIVVDINGSGNFTSIQAAFDAVPSNSTKETIIYVKRGLYDKEKLIIPANKTHITLIGESRAETIISYDIYNCNDGGDGLCPDNKVALWSANSALVATAATLTIMANDFKAENITIRNTAGPVGQAQALTLQADRNVFVNCDILAYQDTIYFWTAETSRAYFKSCLILGRTDYIYGRGVGVFNECEIRSYGGAWITAPSSEETQTYGFVFYKCNLTYQPNSPRNGDDGAKIKFGRPWHMYPKVAWLYCTMPAEIDPLGWGDKWNMSYADTDPRLKLYEWMNTGPGADMSGRANWVGIRALADQTEANLYEPKIVLAGSDNWDPTAIAPTVTVYNWDGGAAANTGWMEANNWNPDGVPAVSEVANVDGLLTINANGGNFAADLNLLNGATIDVSANSSATLLTLNQSTVFSSASASLLGNIKTKGAVNINTTANLNITAVLSGVHQITKLGTGICQLNGNNSGYTGNLVIEAGDLQAKVANALGKSPKITVKTNGKLTVDVSNAVDVKTALYTEGTAVVTVNQDITINEWYVNGVLQPVGIYSATTNASTISGTGKIIIGRPSEFTFLGGLWDDATKYSPALLPKAGEKVNVNSGVTIESAISQFEGDMYVKTGGTIRLRQANTSKCLGPVRMAQGSIITYATSGTGMFLNAPIIVEGDVSLTMSSSSTSGSVMDLPGTFSGAYKVIVRNIRDFANAGTVKLGGDNSNFTGIWDLTVAAANLGGSSAINGVVENAFGKGTISLAATNKALFNHAKCAGDILNMNITGSASAVLNTAVTVKKFTLNGTQLADGKYDATTNPGLLTGTGSITVNSTSLGMEEKVFLENGMLRINGELENLEVFALTGQRVYQTKSAKEIDLDGLKSGIYIVRYKINGKQGATKVYKN